In the genome of Hyalangium ruber, the window CCGGCCCGCGCAGCTCGGGGGTGAAGAGGGCGAACTGGATGAGGCCCAGCACATCCTCCATCGACACCCAGCTGAACCACTGCTGGCCGCTGCCCACCCGCCCGCCGCCGCCCAGCTTGAAGGGCGTCACCAGCTCGGCCAGCGCCCCGCCCCGGGCGTCGAGCACCACGCCGATGCGCAGGCGCACCACGCGGATGCCCGCCTCCTCCGCGGGCGCCGTGGCGGCCTCCCAGTCCCGGCACACGCTGGCCAGGAAGCCCTCGCCCGAGGGGCTCGCCTCCGTCACCACCTCGTTGCCCCGGTCCCCGTAGAAGCCGATGGCCGCGGCGCTCACCAGCACCTTGGGCTTGCGCTGCATCCGCGCCAGCGCCTCGCACAGCGTGCGCGTGCCCTGGTTGCGGCTCTTGCGGATGCGCTCCTGCGCCTCGGGCGTCCAGCGCTGGGCCACGTTCTCGCCCGCCAGGTGGACCACCGCGTCCACGCCCTCCAGCGCCGCCGTGTCCACCTCGCCCTTGTCCGGGTCCCACGCCACGTCCCCGCGCGCCGCGTTCGGCCGGCCTCGCACCATCCGCCGCACCTGGTGCCCGCCCGTGGTGAGGAAGGGCAGCAGCGACTTGCCCACCAGCCCGCTGGCCCCCGTCACCGCCACCGTCAGCGGCCCCCGCGAAGCGAAGGACGCGTGCCGCCGCAGGTCCTCGCGCGTCACCGTGTGCCGGTAGGCGAACATCCGCTCCAGCCGCTTCCGGGCGATGCCTCCGCCCACGCCCTGCCCCAGCGCCCCCATGGGCAGCTGGTACTCCAAGTCATCCTCCAGCACCGAGGCGTCGGGCGGCTCGGGCCACATCCGGTGG includes:
- a CDS encoding TIGR01777 family oxidoreductase, whose amino-acid sequence is MGKSLMFNARSRMPVPATELFAWHAREGALERLTPPWESMELVERTGEGIREGARAVVRVRIGPVSQTLVARHTKYIEGSLFQDTMESGPFPRWVHNHRMWPEPPDASVLEDDLEYQLPMGALGQGVGGGIARKRLERMFAYRHTVTREDLRRHASFASRGPLTVAVTGASGLVGKSLLPFLTTGGHQVRRMVRGRPNAARGDVAWDPDKGEVDTAALEGVDAVVHLAGENVAQRWTPEAQERIRKSRNQGTRTLCEALARMQRKPKVLVSAAAIGFYGDRGNEVVTEASPSGEGFLASVCRDWEAATAPAEEAGIRVVRLRIGVVLDARGGALAELVTPFKLGGGGRVGSGQQWFSWVSMEDVLGLIQFALFTPELRGPVNAVAPHAVRQEEFAKTLGRVLSRPAVMPLPAVAVRAMFGQMGQEVLLEGVHVRPEVAERHGYTFTHLELEGALRFTLGRTTAGPQFTLGPAPEQP